One genomic segment of Myxococcota bacterium includes these proteins:
- a CDS encoding integron integrase, protein MANPPPRLLDQVRRELRVRHYSPRTESAYVHWIVRYIRFHGVRHPNEMGVAEVSAFLSHLAVEANVAPSTQNQALNGLVFLYGPVLGRPLGELAGVVRARKARKLPVVLSREEVERLLMRLEGSPRLVASLLYGSGLRLREALQLRVKDLDFARGELTIREAKGGRDRVSVLPETLHEPLKAQIRRVREQHALDLSANRGWVPMPGALVRKYPNAPLQLRWQFLFPSARTALDRRTGRIGRWHLAESSVQRRVKTGGEEAGIAKRATCHSLRHSFATHLLERGQDIRTVQELLGHRSVTTTMIYTHVLNRGGLGVRSPLDAQ, encoded by the coding sequence TTGGCGAATCCGCCTCCTCGGCTTCTCGACCAGGTGCGTCGCGAGCTTCGGGTCAGACACTACTCGCCGCGGACCGAGTCCGCCTACGTCCATTGGATCGTTCGGTACATCCGCTTCCACGGTGTTCGGCATCCGAACGAGATGGGCGTGGCCGAGGTGTCCGCGTTCCTGAGCCACCTGGCCGTGGAGGCGAACGTGGCGCCGTCGACGCAGAACCAGGCGCTGAACGGGCTCGTCTTCCTGTACGGGCCCGTCCTCGGCCGACCGCTCGGGGAGCTCGCCGGTGTGGTCCGCGCACGCAAGGCCCGAAAGCTCCCCGTGGTGCTCAGTCGCGAGGAGGTGGAACGCCTGCTGATGCGTTTGGAGGGAAGCCCGCGCCTGGTGGCTTCCCTTCTCTATGGATCCGGTCTGCGACTCCGCGAGGCGCTTCAACTGCGCGTGAAGGATCTCGACTTTGCACGCGGCGAGCTGACGATTCGCGAAGCCAAGGGCGGCCGCGACCGCGTGAGCGTCCTCCCGGAGACGCTACACGAGCCGCTGAAGGCACAGATTCGCAGGGTGCGCGAACAGCATGCGCTGGACCTGTCGGCCAACCGGGGCTGGGTCCCGATGCCGGGTGCCCTGGTGCGGAAGTACCCGAACGCGCCTCTCCAACTGCGATGGCAGTTCTTGTTCCCCTCCGCCCGCACCGCCCTCGATCGGCGCACGGGCCGCATCGGCCGCTGGCATTTGGCGGAGAGTTCGGTGCAGAGGCGGGTGAAGACGGGGGGGGAGGAGGCCGGGATCGCCAAGCGGGCGACCTGTCACTCGCTGCGCCACAGCTTTGCGACGCACTTGCTCGAGCGGGGTCAGGACATCCGAACCGTCCAGGAGCTTTTGGGCCACCGCAGCGTGACCACGACGATGATCTATACGCACGTACTCAATCGCGGTGGCCTCGGCGTGCGTAGCCCACTCGACGCGCAATAG
- a CDS encoding amidohydrolase family protein, with translation MRPISPVLAFQILALAASLLSCATNVETASVSYPARPVNELLIRDVDVLEVERGVVETSLDVVVRRGRIAAIEKGGTIPSDGLLVIDGSGATLLPGLIDMHGHVSLSRSPFWELEGADPLANMQSYLYAGVTTVFDPADVDTKAAVARREAVRRGELVGPAILTTGQMVTCPGGHPVAVRELFAPWWISWLLTSGIAHEVQTRSEARSAIDDLHSAGVDAIKVAVDRIPPRAPRISLETMAAIDERTNELGLRWVSHIGSLQDALDAGEAGTDLWVHGVSREPLSDADVQRLAAFEIPMVVTIEVMHRVVSVVSRPIDPIPMEIETVPRAVIESFYPPPAEFVDALREFRSIGGPREGDLDVLGIGQRNMMKLHRAGVTILAGTDPQGAGVFPGAALHRELAHFVDAGMTPAEAIRSATLDSARWIADGAPIDFGAVRVGLQADLLLVRGDPTDDIRRLQDIVEVIVDGTPVRREPVHQTSRGKRGRIGPWGRDSCRSVPPCAALCRPDGVTH, from the coding sequence ATGCGACCGATTTCACCGGTCCTTGCGTTCCAGATTCTCGCCCTGGCCGCTTCGCTGCTCTCCTGCGCCACGAACGTGGAGACAGCGTCCGTGAGCTACCCCGCGCGGCCCGTGAACGAGCTCCTGATTCGAGACGTCGATGTCCTCGAGGTCGAGCGCGGCGTTGTCGAAACCTCGCTCGACGTGGTCGTCCGGCGGGGCCGAATCGCGGCCATCGAGAAGGGGGGCACGATACCTTCGGACGGTCTCCTCGTGATCGACGGAAGCGGGGCGACCCTTCTACCCGGCCTCATCGACATGCACGGCCACGTGAGTCTCTCGCGGTCGCCGTTCTGGGAACTCGAGGGCGCGGATCCGCTCGCCAACATGCAGAGCTATCTCTACGCGGGCGTCACGACCGTGTTCGATCCCGCCGACGTCGACACCAAGGCGGCGGTCGCACGCCGCGAGGCCGTCCGGCGCGGCGAACTCGTCGGCCCCGCCATCTTGACGACCGGACAGATGGTGACCTGCCCCGGTGGCCATCCGGTCGCGGTCCGCGAGCTGTTCGCACCCTGGTGGATCTCGTGGCTGCTGACTTCAGGCATCGCGCACGAGGTCCAGACGCGGTCCGAAGCGAGATCCGCGATCGATGATCTCCATTCCGCTGGCGTCGACGCGATCAAGGTCGCCGTCGATCGAATTCCGCCGCGCGCGCCCCGAATCTCGCTCGAGACGATGGCGGCGATCGACGAGCGGACGAACGAGCTCGGCCTTCGTTGGGTGTCCCATATCGGCAGCCTGCAGGACGCGCTCGATGCTGGCGAGGCCGGGACCGACCTCTGGGTTCATGGCGTTTCCCGGGAGCCGCTATCGGACGCTGACGTCCAGCGCCTGGCCGCGTTCGAAATCCCGATGGTCGTCACGATCGAAGTGATGCATAGGGTCGTCAGCGTGGTGAGCCGACCGATCGATCCGATCCCGATGGAGATCGAAACGGTTCCGCGCGCCGTCATCGAGTCGTTCTATCCGCCGCCGGCAGAGTTCGTCGATGCCCTCCGGGAGTTCCGATCGATCGGCGGTCCCCGGGAAGGGGATCTCGACGTGCTCGGAATCGGCCAGCGCAACATGATGAAGCTTCATCGGGCCGGGGTGACCATCCTCGCCGGCACCGACCCTCAAGGTGCCGGCGTGTTTCCGGGCGCGGCGCTCCATCGTGAGCTGGCGCATTTCGTCGACGCCGGGATGACCCCAGCCGAAGCGATTCGATCGGCCACCCTCGACAGCGCGCGGTGGATCGCCGACGGGGCGCCAATCGATTTCGGTGCCGTCCGGGTCGGTCTCCAAGCCGACCTGCTGCTCGTTCGAGGCGACCCCACTGACGATATCCGGCGGCTTCAGGACATCGTCGAAGTGATCGTCGATGGAACGCCTGTGCGAAGGGAGCCGGTTCATCAGACGTCTCGGGGAAAAAGGGGCCGCATAGGGCCGTGGGGCCGCGATTCCTGCCGCTCCGTGCCGCCGTGTGCCGCTCTGTGCCGGCCCGACGGCGTAACTCATTGA